A window of the Streptomyces albireticuli genome harbors these coding sequences:
- a CDS encoding DMT family transporter has product MQPVTTSKSSNGVGLVLAGIGVLAFSLTFPATQKALPSFNAWTIGIGRAVIAAAIAGACLMIKGVKLPERRHMTSLLLVGVGVVAGYPIFTALALEHVTSAHAAVVTGLLPLATAACGRLLGNERPSALFWWASAAGAAVIVAYSLRHGIGGFGLADLFLIGSLVTGGLGYAEGGKLSKSMPGWQVISWGLVLSLPLTLPITVVSVVVSPPHDIGGQSLLGLGYVSLFSMFLGFCAWYPGLARVGVTRGSQMQLLQPLMTVGWAAWLLGESIDSWTLGAAVLVLVCVGLAQWARLSTPAVTLPAPPDRAPVRAERT; this is encoded by the coding sequence ATGCAACCCGTCACCACATCCAAGTCCAGCAACGGCGTAGGACTCGTGCTCGCGGGAATCGGGGTGCTGGCCTTCTCGCTGACGTTCCCGGCGACGCAGAAGGCCCTGCCCTCGTTCAACGCGTGGACGATCGGCATCGGGCGGGCCGTCATCGCGGCGGCGATCGCGGGCGCCTGTCTGATGATCAAGGGCGTCAAGCTGCCCGAGCGCCGGCACATGACGTCGCTGCTCCTCGTCGGCGTGGGCGTCGTGGCGGGCTATCCCATCTTCACGGCACTGGCCCTGGAGCACGTGACCTCGGCGCACGCCGCGGTCGTCACCGGGCTGCTGCCGCTGGCCACCGCCGCGTGCGGCCGGCTGCTGGGCAACGAGCGGCCGAGCGCGCTGTTCTGGTGGGCCTCGGCCGCCGGCGCGGCCGTCATCGTGGCCTACTCGCTGCGGCACGGCATCGGCGGCTTCGGCCTGGCGGACCTCTTCCTGATCGGCTCGCTCGTCACCGGCGGCCTCGGCTACGCGGAGGGCGGGAAGCTGTCGAAGTCCATGCCGGGCTGGCAGGTGATCTCCTGGGGCCTGGTGCTCTCGCTGCCGCTCACGCTGCCGATCACCGTGGTGTCCGTCGTGGTGTCACCGCCGCACGACATCGGCGGGCAGTCGCTGCTGGGGCTCGGCTATGTGTCGCTCTTCTCGATGTTCCTGGGCTTCTGCGCCTGGTACCCGGGGCTGGCCCGGGTCGGTGTCACCCGGGGCAGCCAGATGCAGCTGCTCCAGCCGCTGATGACGGTGGGCTGGGCCGCGTGGCTGCTGGGTGAGTCGATCGACTCGTGGACCCTCGGCGCCGCGGTGCTGGTGCTCGTGTGCGTGGGGCTCGCGCAGTGGGCCCGGCTCTCCACGCCCGCCGTCACCCTCCCGGCGCCGCCCGACCGGGCACCGGTGCGCGCCGAGCGCACCTGA